CGGCGTCGACGGCCTCGGCCGCGGTCCAGTGGGCCGACGACGCCATCGGCGGGCTCGCCGGGCGCGGCGTCGCCGTCGTCGGGGCGGGCCAGATCGGGCGCCTCCTCCTCACCCGTCTTGCGGGCGTCGACGCGGCCTCGGTCACGCTCGTCTCGGGGCACGCCCCGGCGCACCACGGCTTCGAGGTCGTCCGCCCCGACGCGCTGCCCGACCTCCTGCCGCGCGTCGACGTGCTGTTCACGGGCACGGACCGGCCGGTGCTCGACGCCTCCACGGCGGAGGCCGCCTGGACCGACGGCGTGCCCCGAGCGGTCGTCGACCTGGGCGTCCCGCGCAACGTGGACGCCGCCGTCGGCGCCGTCCCGGGCGTCGCTCTCGCCGACGTCGACGCGCTCGGGGCCGTCGTCGACGCGGGGCTGGCGGCGCGGCAGGCCGCGATTCCGGCCGTCGAGGCCCGCATCGAGACGTCGCTCGACACGCTGGACGAGGCGCTCTCCGCGCTCGAGCGCGAGCGGCTCGTCGGCGACTTCCGCCGCCGGGCGGAGGCCATCCGCCAGGACACGCTCACCTACGTCTGCTCCCGGTGCGACGAGCGGACGTGCCATCCGGAGGCATCGGACGCGGGCGTCCGCCCCGGCCCCGGGCCGTGCAGCGACCCCGACGGGCTCACGCGGACGCTCACCACGCGGCTCCTCCACGACGTGACCGCCGCCCTCCGCAACCGCCCCGAGCACGCCGACGACGACACGATCCGCGCGCTCCTCTCGCTCCCCGACGCCGGTGCCTGACGTCCTCCGCCTCGGCACCCGGACGTCGCGCCTCGCCACGTGGCAGGCCGAGCACGTCGCCGCCGCGCTCCAGCGTGCGTGGCCCGGCCTCGAGGTGGAGTTCGTCCCGTTCGTCACGAAGGGCGACAAGACGCTCGACCAGCCGCTCCCCGAGATCGGCGGGAAAGGTCTGTTCACGGCCGAGCTCGAGGCCTCGCTCCTCGACGGCCGGATC
This sequence is a window from Rubrivirga marina. Protein-coding genes within it:
- a CDS encoding NAD(P)-dependent oxidoreductase, with amino-acid sequence MTDAPTLAGLWLDGDACAVDVRESWALSADEMAGLYAAARADDLGLCVVSTCFRLEVVLSGRRPSAELQAWGRRRLAALRPDLDLGRFRVTEGPGAARHLFRVAAGLESAVLGEAQILGQVRRARAEAEEAGALAPELRETLDAAVRVGQWARGATDLGRGTASTASAAVQWADDAIGGLAGRGVAVVGAGQIGRLLLTRLAGVDAASVTLVSGHAPAHHGFEVVRPDALPDLLPRVDVLFTGTDRPVLDASTAEAAWTDGVPRAVVDLGVPRNVDAAVGAVPGVALADVDALGAVVDAGLAARQAAIPAVEARIETSLDTLDEALSALERERLVGDFRRRAEAIRQDTLTYVCSRCDERTCHPEASDAGVRPGPGPCSDPDGLTRTLTTRLLHDVTAALRNRPEHADDDTIRALLSLPDAGA